A single window of Martelella sp. NC20 DNA harbors:
- a CDS encoding sugar ABC transporter substrate-binding protein, producing MKPMNIRRRLLLAAAAGAALTAATLPGSALAADDPIRISFIQALTAGEWNTEILAGAEAAVADLGFPVDLKVVGPTNFDPGQQAMMMMQETQTAPDALIVTNVAPALFTEPALQAEEAGVKVVWINAAPTEEFADSLFVSNDPAAQGAVSADSIAATLEEKLGKPRTDIEGTVVVGLCVPGLSTLENRVTGFRAAMATALPKVTVLPTIETKPDREGAFLAWSQAMQRTPDALAYVDACEPGIQANIKIIEDDGLDAITVAMDSPEDVRLGVKDGSVTGIVNSSFFTQAYVATYLTAKSIHDGTPLPQGWLKIDPRLIAADDIDAYIDAWTDPEARLTVFHRPDIDAALEKATSGNLAVSSTYDTPELD from the coding sequence ATGAAACCGATGAATATCCGCAGACGACTGCTTCTTGCGGCAGCGGCCGGCGCCGCCCTGACGGCGGCGACCCTGCCCGGCAGCGCGCTTGCCGCCGATGATCCGATCCGCATCTCCTTCATCCAGGCTCTGACCGCCGGGGAATGGAACACCGAGATCCTGGCCGGGGCCGAGGCCGCCGTCGCCGATCTCGGCTTCCCTGTCGACCTCAAGGTCGTCGGACCGACCAATTTCGATCCGGGCCAGCAGGCGATGATGATGATGCAGGAAACCCAGACCGCGCCCGACGCGCTGATCGTGACCAATGTCGCCCCGGCGCTGTTCACCGAGCCCGCGCTTCAGGCCGAGGAGGCCGGCGTGAAGGTGGTGTGGATCAACGCCGCCCCGACCGAGGAATTCGCCGACAGCCTGTTCGTCTCCAACGATCCGGCAGCCCAGGGCGCGGTCTCGGCGGACTCGATTGCGGCCACACTTGAGGAAAAACTCGGCAAGCCGCGCACCGATATCGAGGGCACGGTCGTTGTCGGCCTCTGCGTTCCCGGCCTTTCGACGCTGGAAAACCGGGTCACCGGCTTCCGCGCGGCGATGGCGACGGCGCTTCCCAAGGTGACGGTGCTTCCAACCATCGAAACCAAGCCGGATCGCGAGGGCGCGTTTCTCGCCTGGAGCCAGGCGATGCAGCGCACGCCCGATGCGCTTGCCTATGTCGATGCCTGCGAGCCGGGCATTCAGGCCAATATCAAGATCATCGAGGATGACGGGCTCGACGCGATCACCGTCGCGATGGATTCGCCGGAAGACGTCCGCCTCGGCGTCAAGGACGGAAGCGTGACCGGCATCGTCAACTCCTCGTTCTTCACCCAGGCCTATGTCGCGACCTACCTCACCGCCAAGTCGATCCATGACGGTACGCCGCTTCCACAGGGCTGGCTCAAGATCGATCCGCGCCTGATCGCCGCCGACGACATCGATGCCTATATCGACGCCTGGACGGACCCGGAGGCCAGGCTGACCGTGTTCCACCGGCCCGATATCGACGCGGCACTGGAAAAGGCAACCTCCGGCAATCTCGCCGTCTCCAGCACCTACGATACGCCGGAGCTCGACTGA
- a CDS encoding SDR family NAD(P)-dependent oxidoreductase, translating to MINLEGRIAVVTGGGMGIGAGISKVLSGYGAAIAIADINPDTAEPTRRAIEATGGRAIVLRHDVTDWDSAFALAEAVEAKLGPPDILVNNAGVSGRKPLLEMTEKDWDFVLDINLKGQFITTRAFMPGMAARDRGRIINLASVVSKQGVGNFSHYCTSKFGVIGFTQSIAQEFARTGITVNAVCPGILMTPLHDGIVGQMADADHVDFETAKKNFVGLVPQGRPQTPEDVGHLVAYLASDLARNVTGQSYHIDGGMQMD from the coding sequence ATGATCAACCTTGAAGGCAGGATCGCCGTCGTGACCGGCGGCGGCATGGGCATCGGCGCCGGCATTTCGAAGGTGCTTTCCGGCTACGGCGCGGCAATCGCGATCGCCGACATCAATCCCGACACGGCAGAGCCGACGCGGCGCGCCATCGAGGCGACCGGCGGCAGGGCGATCGTGCTGCGCCACGACGTGACCGACTGGGATTCGGCCTTCGCGCTGGCGGAAGCGGTCGAGGCAAAACTCGGGCCGCCCGACATTCTCGTCAACAATGCCGGCGTTTCCGGCCGCAAGCCGCTGCTCGAAATGACCGAGAAGGACTGGGATTTCGTGCTCGACATCAACCTGAAGGGCCAGTTCATCACCACCCGCGCCTTCATGCCCGGCATGGCGGCGCGCGACCGCGGCCGGATCATCAACCTCGCCTCGGTCGTCTCCAAGCAGGGGGTGGGCAATTTTTCGCACTACTGCACATCGAAATTCGGCGTCATCGGCTTCACCCAGAGCATCGCTCAGGAATTCGCCCGCACCGGCATCACTGTCAACGCCGTCTGCCCCGGCATTCTGATGACGCCGCTGCATGACGGGATCGTCGGTCAGATGGCCGATGCCGATCACGTGGACTTCGAGACGGCGAAGAAGAATTTCGTCGGACTGGTGCCGCAGGGACGGCCGCAAACGCCGGAGGATGTCGGCCATCTGGTCGCCTATCTCGCCTCGGACCTCGCCAGAAACGTTACCGGCCAGTCCTATCACATCGACGGCGGCATGCAGATGGACTGA
- a CDS encoding alkaline phosphatase family protein, giving the protein MNVLWIMCDQLRFDYLSCAGHPTLETPNIDALAARGVRFDRAYVQSPICAPSRMSAYTGRYCRSHGSTWNGFPLRIGEPTLGDHLRKIGVRPVLVGKTHMVPDRAGMEWLGIDPASPVGRNHAECGFEPFIRDDGIHPDGPLAEPELSYNRYLRENGYGGDNPWEEWANATEDKDGSAHSGWLMRYNGLPARVPDEHSETPYMTRKAMEFMETAGDGPWLCHLSFIKPHWPYVVPAPYNDMYGKDDIQAAIRHDRERDGDHAHPVFRAFQQSRICRGFVDEAVREAIIPPYMGLIRQVDDQLGELFAFMEARGMMDDTMIVFSSDHGDYLGDHWMGEKDQFHDVSARVPLIICDPRSKADATRGMVRADLVEYIDLAPTFLDAFGGAPLPHILEGRSLMPLLHDRAEPEAWRQYAISEYDYSTRYARIALDVPPEDARMTMVCDARWKYIHAEGFRPMLFDLENDPLELNDLGADPAHEAVRNRMYEALCAWSRKFHTRITVPAALVERNTNVEVPGVYIGVWDETDLKRHFPNATPQP; this is encoded by the coding sequence ATGAATGTCTTGTGGATCATGTGCGACCAGTTGCGCTTCGACTATCTGTCCTGCGCCGGCCATCCGACCTTGGAAACCCCGAATATCGACGCGCTGGCCGCGCGTGGCGTCCGTTTCGACCGCGCCTATGTGCAATCGCCGATCTGCGCCCCTTCGCGGATGAGCGCCTATACCGGCCGCTACTGCCGCTCGCACGGCTCGACCTGGAACGGCTTTCCGCTGCGCATCGGCGAGCCGACGCTAGGTGATCACCTGAGAAAGATAGGGGTGCGCCCGGTGCTGGTCGGCAAGACCCACATGGTTCCCGACAGGGCCGGGATGGAATGGCTCGGCATCGACCCCGCCTCGCCCGTCGGCCGCAACCATGCCGAATGCGGCTTCGAACCCTTCATCCGCGACGACGGCATCCATCCGGACGGACCGCTCGCCGAGCCGGAGTTGAGCTACAACCGCTATCTGCGCGAAAACGGCTACGGCGGCGACAACCCTTGGGAGGAATGGGCGAACGCCACCGAAGACAAGGACGGTAGCGCCCATTCGGGCTGGCTGATGCGCTACAACGGCCTGCCGGCCCGCGTCCCGGACGAACATTCCGAAACGCCCTATATGACCCGCAAGGCGATGGAATTCATGGAGACCGCCGGCGATGGTCCGTGGCTCTGCCATCTGTCCTTCATCAAGCCGCACTGGCCCTATGTGGTGCCGGCGCCCTACAACGACATGTATGGCAAGGACGACATCCAGGCGGCGATCCGTCACGACCGGGAGCGCGACGGCGACCATGCCCATCCGGTGTTCCGGGCGTTTCAGCAGTCGCGCATCTGCCGCGGCTTCGTCGACGAGGCGGTCCGGGAGGCGATCATTCCGCCCTATATGGGCCTGATCAGGCAGGTCGACGACCAGTTGGGCGAGCTCTTCGCCTTCATGGAAGCGCGCGGGATGATGGACGACACGATGATCGTGTTCTCCTCCGACCATGGCGACTATCTCGGTGACCACTGGATGGGCGAGAAGGACCAGTTCCACGATGTCTCCGCGCGCGTGCCGCTGATCATCTGCGATCCCCGCAGCAAGGCCGACGCCACGCGCGGCATGGTGCGCGCCGACCTCGTCGAATATATCGACCTCGCGCCGACCTTCCTCGACGCCTTCGGCGGCGCACCGCTGCCGCACATCCTCGAGGGCCGCAGCCTGATGCCGCTGCTGCATGACAGGGCAGAGCCCGAGGCCTGGCGACAATACGCGATCTCCGAATACGACTACTCGACCCGCTACGCCCGCATCGCCCTCGACGTGCCGCCGGAGGACGCGCGCATGACCATGGTCTGTGATGCCCGGTGGAAATACATCCACGCCGAGGGCTTCCGTCCGATGCTGTTCGACCTCGAAAACGATCCGCTGGAGCTCAACGACCTTGGCGCCGATCCGGCGCATGAGGCCGTGCGCAACCGCATGTACGAGGCGTTGTGCGCCTGGTCGCGCAAATTCCACACCCGCATCACCGTCCCGGCAGCCCTGGTCGAGCGCAATACCAATGTCGAAGTGCCCGGCGTCTATATCGGCGTGTGGGACGAGACGGATCTGAAGCGACACTTTCCAAACGCCACCCCACAGCCCTGA
- a CDS encoding TRAP transporter small permease: MFARIYKAIETVLAVLAGTGLLAMMILTFADVIGRYGFHHSIFGTAEYVEFLMVVTIFAGVAFVSAHNEHITVSIFESWYSLHFPNLQRWAVLMVTLLVYALMTFELYRHAGSLLKSGKMTAVLSQPQWLMPMAAAIFSTLGVALFAIAIIRSKGRLSPGAGDPGYEPGNVGIE, from the coding sequence ATGTTTGCGCGCATCTACAAGGCGATCGAGACCGTGCTGGCCGTGCTGGCCGGCACCGGATTGCTGGCAATGATGATCCTGACCTTCGCCGACGTCATCGGACGCTATGGCTTCCATCATTCGATCTTCGGCACCGCCGAGTATGTCGAATTCCTGATGGTGGTAACCATCTTCGCCGGCGTCGCCTTCGTCAGCGCCCACAATGAGCACATCACCGTCTCGATCTTCGAGAGCTGGTATTCCCTCCACTTTCCAAACCTGCAGCGTTGGGCGGTGCTGATGGTCACGCTCCTCGTCTATGCGCTGATGACCTTCGAACTCTATCGCCACGCCGGCTCGCTTCTGAAGAGCGGCAAGATGACGGCCGTGCTCTCGCAGCCGCAATGGCTGATGCCGATGGCCGCCGCGATCTTCTCGACCTTGGGCGTCGCCCTGTTCGCCATCGCGATCATCCGCTCGAAAGGGCGGCTTTCGCCCGGCGCGGGAGATCCCGGTTATGAACCCGGCAATGTGGGGATCGAATAG
- a CDS encoding SDR family NAD(P)-dependent oxidoreductase codes for MDLTQRLKGKTCIITGSGGSIGRATCLRFAAEGANVVGCDIAPEPAQETVRLVTEAGGTMISIDPADLTKTADCDRVVAGAVEKFGAVDMLFNNGAMAYFAWIDGMDDDTWHNTINQELDLVFLMTRAAWPELCKNGGNIVNTASINSWIGLEMLPALAHVAAKGGVLSMTRQLAMEGRKHGVRANSVSPGTIETNQTRFILQDENWSRIQLGRAMMNRMGQPEEVAAAVAFLASDDASYITGADIAVDGGIRAW; via the coding sequence ATGGACCTGACACAACGCCTCAAGGGCAAGACCTGCATCATCACCGGCTCCGGCGGCAGCATCGGCCGGGCAACCTGCCTGCGCTTCGCCGCCGAGGGCGCCAATGTCGTCGGCTGCGATATCGCCCCCGAGCCCGCACAGGAAACAGTCCGGCTCGTCACCGAGGCCGGCGGCACTATGATTTCCATCGACCCTGCCGATCTGACGAAGACGGCCGATTGCGACCGGGTCGTCGCCGGCGCGGTCGAAAAATTCGGCGCCGTCGACATGCTGTTCAACAACGGCGCTATGGCCTATTTCGCCTGGATCGACGGCATGGACGACGACACCTGGCACAACACCATCAACCAGGAACTCGACCTCGTCTTCCTGATGACGCGCGCGGCCTGGCCGGAGCTGTGCAAGAACGGCGGCAATATCGTCAACACCGCCTCGATCAATTCCTGGATCGGGCTCGAAATGCTGCCGGCGCTCGCCCATGTCGCTGCCAAGGGCGGCGTGCTGTCGATGACCCGGCAGCTCGCCATGGAGGGCCGCAAGCACGGGGTGCGCGCCAACTCCGTCTCGCCCGGCACGATCGAGACCAACCAGACCCGATTCATCCTTCAGGACGAGAACTGGTCGCGCATCCAGCTCGGCCGGGCGATGATGAATCGGATGGGCCAGCCGGAAGAGGTCGCCGCCGCCGTCGCCTTCCTCGCAAGCGACGACGCCAGCTACATCACCGGCGCCGACATCGCCGTCGACGGCGGCATCCGCGCCTGGTGA
- a CDS encoding ABC transporter permease: protein MTSTEKQAPEGAQAAASRVGLWKRLTVFDEAGLVLGVLVLVLAIGIPHPELFSPGSIKTLLRDAAFVGMMVFGMVFLISMVEIDLSVGGMYAVSATSAALLIKAGIDPWVAFAAALAVGAALGAINGLLTVLLDVPMIIVTLGTLSAYFGLNLIISGGRPIFGMPRDHSFFQFFGGEILGLPTPSWILLIALVVLHFVFKRTRFGATVRAIGANRAAAEFIGIRVGATRIMVTTLVGVLCALSGCMTLAFFKAVDPSMGLSKELLVIAAAVIGGTSLAGGTGTLIGALLGVFVISLINTAVVFYNIDPNYSRFVTGCVILGAIALDRFLKRRNAEKP from the coding sequence ATGACCTCAACAGAAAAACAGGCGCCGGAAGGCGCGCAGGCGGCAGCAAGCCGGGTCGGGCTCTGGAAGAGGCTGACCGTCTTCGACGAGGCCGGCCTGGTGCTCGGCGTGCTGGTGCTGGTGCTCGCCATCGGCATTCCCCATCCCGAGCTTTTCTCCCCCGGCTCGATCAAGACGCTGCTGCGCGATGCCGCCTTCGTCGGCATGATGGTTTTCGGCATGGTGTTCCTGATCTCGATGGTCGAGATCGACCTGTCCGTCGGCGGCATGTATGCCGTCAGCGCCACTTCCGCAGCACTTCTGATCAAGGCCGGGATCGACCCCTGGGTCGCCTTCGCCGCCGCCCTTGCCGTCGGCGCGGCGCTTGGCGCGATCAACGGTCTCCTGACGGTGCTTCTCGACGTACCGATGATCATCGTCACGCTCGGCACGCTGTCAGCCTATTTCGGGCTCAACCTGATCATTTCCGGCGGACGACCGATCTTCGGCATGCCGCGCGATCATTCGTTCTTCCAGTTTTTCGGCGGCGAAATCCTTGGCCTGCCCACCCCTTCCTGGATCCTGCTGATCGCGCTTGTGGTCCTGCATTTCGTCTTCAAGCGCACCCGCTTCGGCGCGACGGTGCGCGCCATCGGGGCGAACCGGGCGGCCGCTGAATTCATCGGCATCCGTGTCGGCGCCACCCGCATCATGGTGACCACGTTGGTCGGCGTGCTCTGCGCCCTTTCCGGCTGCATGACGCTCGCCTTCTTCAAGGCGGTCGACCCGTCGATGGGGCTTTCGAAGGAGCTGCTGGTGATCGCCGCCGCCGTGATCGGCGGCACCTCGCTTGCCGGCGGCACCGGCACGCTGATCGGCGCGCTGCTTGGCGTGTTCGTGATCTCGCTGATCAACACCGCCGTCGTGTTCTACAACATCGACCCCAATTACAGCCGCTTCGTCACCGGCTGCGTCATTCTCGGCGCGATCGCCCTCGACCGCTTTCTGAAAAGGCGCAATGCCGAGAAACCCTGA
- a CDS encoding TRAP transporter large permease produces MELSLIGFAILLSLCFLGFPLGFTTLLVGLVGFAYTRDWNFAAAFTMSSQQIMESGANYGLSVIPLFIVMGAFIHRSNISEDLFRAAYALVGARPGGLAHATVLACAGFSAVSGSSLATAATMTRVAMPHMRRYGYDDRLSSGVVAAGGTLGIMIPPSVPLVIYALVAEQDVGKLFVAAFIPGILLVALYLGAVAISVWLKPGLGRAGAPMSRAERLAAYARVWPIVALFIIVLGGIYFGICSPTEAAGIGAVGAAAFAVMRGYVRSVAALYRILIESCRTTAMLFVVIFGAQVFANFINLTGLPYELVSIVETFHLGPLGLVLSICLISIVMGMIFDSIGILLLIVPVFLPSLLTLDVNLVWFGIIMIVVVEMGLITPPIGMNVFTVRSVMPDIRLGAIFSGVVSFVIADAVALAILIAFPIVALGLLAW; encoded by the coding sequence GTGGAACTCTCGCTGATCGGCTTCGCCATTCTGCTTTCCCTGTGCTTCCTCGGCTTTCCGCTGGGCTTCACCACGCTTCTGGTCGGCCTCGTCGGCTTTGCCTATACCCGCGACTGGAACTTCGCCGCCGCTTTCACCATGTCCAGCCAGCAGATCATGGAAAGCGGCGCCAATTATGGACTTTCGGTGATCCCGCTGTTCATCGTCATGGGCGCTTTCATCCACCGTTCGAACATATCGGAGGACCTGTTCAGGGCCGCCTATGCGCTTGTCGGCGCGCGGCCGGGCGGTCTTGCCCATGCCACGGTGCTCGCCTGCGCCGGATTCTCGGCCGTCTCCGGCTCGTCGCTCGCAACGGCCGCGACGATGACCAGGGTGGCGATGCCGCATATGCGCCGCTACGGCTATGACGATCGCCTGTCATCGGGCGTGGTGGCCGCCGGCGGCACGCTCGGGATCATGATCCCGCCCTCCGTGCCGCTGGTAATCTATGCGCTGGTGGCCGAGCAGGATGTCGGCAAGCTGTTCGTCGCCGCCTTCATCCCCGGCATTCTTCTCGTCGCACTCTATCTCGGCGCCGTTGCCATTTCGGTCTGGCTCAAGCCGGGCCTCGGCCGCGCCGGCGCGCCGATGAGCCGTGCCGAACGCCTTGCCGCCTATGCCAGGGTCTGGCCTATCGTGGCGCTGTTCATCATCGTGCTGGGCGGCATCTATTTCGGCATCTGCTCGCCGACCGAGGCCGCCGGGATCGGAGCCGTCGGAGCCGCGGCCTTCGCCGTCATGCGCGGCTATGTCCGCTCGGTTGCCGCGCTCTACCGGATCCTGATCGAATCCTGCCGCACCACCGCGATGCTGTTCGTCGTCATCTTCGGTGCCCAGGTGTTCGCCAATTTCATCAATCTCACCGGCCTGCCCTATGAGCTGGTTTCGATCGTGGAGACATTCCATCTCGGTCCGCTCGGCCTCGTGCTCAGCATATGCCTGATCTCGATCGTGATGGGCATGATCTTCGATTCCATCGGCATCCTGCTGCTGATCGTGCCGGTCTTCCTGCCGTCGCTGCTGACCCTCGACGTCAACCTCGTCTGGTTCGGCATCATCATGATCGTCGTGGTGGAGATGGGTCTCATCACTCCGCCGATCGGCATGAATGTCTTCACCGTACGCTCCGTGATGCCGGATATACGGCTCGGCGCGATTTTCTCCGGCGTGGTCTCCTTCGTCATCGCCGATGCGGTGGCGCTCGCGATCCTGATCGCCTTTCCGATCGTCGCGCTCGGCCTGCTGGCATGGTGA
- a CDS encoding sugar ABC transporter ATP-binding protein: MNTAINTAIYSTRKISKSFGATRALAGVEIDIHAGRITGLLGANGAGKSTLMKILSGALQPDGGELVFEGRPFHMGSMQEAWQRGVAFVSQELNLFPALSVGENLWLVPGRAGLVPTRDFLRKAKAQTEALGLSVAMPTPVDALTLADRQIVEIARALLQSPRVLILDEPTSALQAAEVHRLHDILLRLRDTGVAIIYISHFLEEVLEVVDDVIVIRDGANVALPAGRPTIAQIVEAMLGRAPAPLHSAAAPDTAAGATGGKALTIAGLEVGTALRIERLVAHEGEVVGIAGLAGAGTDTLIEVLFGMRRPSAGTITLPSGKGTPASRAEAVRNGVAYFPSDRKRLGLTLQQSIHENISAVRSLALGRDGPVPNVARQRETARARSAEIGIKMADVDDPVATLSGGNQQKVVFARWLEAAPDLLLLDDPMRGVDVNAKREMYRIIRGLAERERIILFQSTDLGDYVACADRVLVFARGRIIDELKGSRLTEHELTHSMNGSG, encoded by the coding sequence ATGAACACAGCAATAAACACAGCCATCTATTCCACCCGCAAGATATCAAAGTCCTTCGGCGCGACCCGCGCGCTTGCCGGCGTCGAGATCGATATCCATGCCGGCCGGATCACCGGGCTGCTCGGGGCCAATGGCGCGGGCAAGTCGACCCTGATGAAAATCCTCTCCGGCGCGCTTCAGCCGGACGGCGGCGAGCTTGTGTTCGAGGGCAGGCCGTTCCACATGGGCTCGATGCAGGAGGCCTGGCAGCGCGGCGTCGCCTTCGTCTCCCAGGAGCTCAACCTGTTCCCGGCCCTCAGCGTCGGCGAAAACCTGTGGCTGGTGCCGGGCCGCGCCGGCCTTGTCCCGACCCGGGATTTCCTGCGCAAGGCGAAAGCGCAGACCGAGGCGCTCGGCCTCTCGGTGGCGATGCCGACGCCGGTCGATGCGCTCACGCTCGCCGACCGGCAGATCGTCGAGATCGCCCGCGCCCTGTTGCAATCGCCTCGCGTGCTGATCCTCGACGAGCCGACCTCGGCGCTTCAGGCCGCCGAGGTCCACCGGCTTCACGATATCCTGCTGAGGCTGCGCGATACCGGTGTCGCGATCATCTACATCTCTCATTTTCTCGAGGAGGTGCTGGAAGTCGTGGATGACGTCATCGTCATTCGCGACGGCGCCAATGTGGCCCTCCCGGCAGGACGCCCGACCATTGCGCAGATCGTCGAGGCGATGCTCGGCCGCGCGCCGGCGCCGCTGCATTCGGCTGCGGCTCCTGACACGGCGGCGGGCGCGACCGGCGGCAAGGCACTGACGATCGCCGGCCTCGAAGTCGGGACGGCGCTCAGGATCGAACGCCTCGTCGCCCATGAGGGCGAGGTGGTCGGCATCGCAGGTCTTGCGGGCGCCGGCACCGACACGCTGATCGAGGTGCTGTTCGGCATGCGCCGCCCTTCCGCCGGCACGATCACCCTTCCGTCGGGAAAGGGCACGCCGGCAAGCAGGGCCGAGGCGGTCAGGAACGGCGTCGCCTATTTCCCCTCGGACCGCAAACGGCTCGGGCTCACCCTGCAGCAGAGCATTCACGAAAACATTTCCGCCGTCCGCTCCCTTGCGCTCGGCCGCGACGGGCCCGTCCCCAATGTCGCGCGCCAGCGCGAGACGGCGCGCGCCCGTTCCGCCGAGATCGGCATCAAGATGGCCGATGTCGACGATCCGGTCGCAACCCTTTCCGGCGGCAACCAGCAGAAGGTCGTGTTTGCGCGCTGGCTGGAGGCCGCGCCCGACCTCCTGCTTCTCGATGATCCGATGCGCGGCGTCGATGTCAACGCCAAGCGCGAGATGTACCGCATCATCCGCGGGCTCGCAGAACGCGAGCGGATCATCCTGTTCCAGTCCACCGATCTCGGCGACTACGTCGCCTGCGCCGACCGTGTCCTCGTGTTCGCGCGCGGCCGCATCATCGATGAACTGAAGGGCAGCCGCCTGACCGAACATGAGCTGACACACAGCATGAACGGATCGGGATGA